The genomic stretch ATCGCATCCAGCATCACCTGCAAGAGCGAGGGAATGAGAACAATCCGCGTGACATCATGCCTGGCGAGGAGACTTACCATCTCCTCAGGATCGAGGAGCGACTCCGGGGGCAGGATCACGGAGGCCACGCCATGCAGCAGCGGGCCGAAGATCTCCCAGATTGAGTCAACAAATCCCAGAGGAGTCTTCTGGCAGCAAACTTCTCCTTCAGTGAAGGGGAAGCTGTTCCACATCCATGCAAATCGATTGAAAGTGGCCCGATGTGTTCCCTGCACTCCCTTCGGTGTCCCTGTCGATCCGGAGGTGTAGACCACGTAGGCCACGCTGTCGGACGAGCGCGCCAAAGGCATGCTAGGGGATATGTTGGGGGAGGGCTTAGGGGGAAGATTTTCGTCGTCGAGTAGAACGATCTTGGTTAAATCGCTGCGAAAGAGGCTGGCGAATTCCTCAAACGTAATCACCGCAGCGGCTTGTGAATCCTCCACCATGAAGCGCAACCGCTCTTCGGGCTGGTTCGGTTCCAGCGGAACATAGGCGCCTCCGGCTTTCAGCACCGCCAGCAGAGCGGCCACCATCTGGATGGATCGAGGCAGCGAGATGCCGACAAGATCTCCGGGGAGCACGCCAGCGTCGGTCAGGCGTTGAGCCAGACGGTTTGCCAGCGAATCCAGGTCGCTGTACGACAGCCGTTTCTCGCCGTCGATCAGTGCAATCCCTTCCGGGGTGCGAGCGGCTTGCTCTTCAAAGGCAGTTTGGATGCAAATCTCACGAGGAAACTCGCTCGAGGTATGGTTCCATTGGGTAAATTGCGTCACTTCCTCTGCCGTTAGAAGTGGAAGCCTCGAAATCTTCTCGTCGGGCGCCTGGATGACTCCCTCTAAGAGTGTGAGGAAATGGCCGGCCATTCGCGCGATTGTGGCCTCGTCGTAGAGCGCGGACTCGTATTCAAAGGTGCAATGCAGCGCATCCATCTCGAATACTTCAAGCGAGAGTCCGAACTTTGCGATGCCACTCTCGAATTCGATCTCTTCCAGCAGCAGGCCGGGAAACTGCAGTTTCTGGCGTGGCGTGTTCTGGAAGATGAACATCACCTGGAACAATGGATTTCGATGGATCGCACGGACCGGATCCAGTGCTTCCACCAGTTTTTCAAAGGGAAGATCCTGCTGCGCGAGCGCTTCCAGCGTGTTGGTTCGCGCCTGGCTCAGGATCTGGCGGAAGGTACTGTCCGGGTTGAGGTCCGATCGGATAATCAATGTGTTGACGAATAATCCGACAAGGTTTTCAAGTTCTACGTCACCCCGGCCGGCTGCAGGAATACCGACCAGGATGCTGTCCTGCAGGGTATAGCGCCAAAGCAGGATCTGGAACACCGAGAGAAGCGCCATGAAGAGGGTGGCGCCCTCGCCCTGCGCCAGAGACTTCAGCCGATGGCCCACCTCTGGAGAAGGATTGAAACTGAAGGTCTTCCCAAACCCATCGCGAACAGATGTGCTTGGGTGGTCTGTGGGAAGAGATAGGACAGTCTCCGCTCCGTGAAGCTTCTTCGTCCAGTAATCCAGTTGACCCGCCAGCAGGTCCCCCGCTATCGCATCCCGCTGCCATTGCGAAACGTCGGAATATTGAAGGGGAAGATTGGGAAGCTGCTCTCTTCTACCGGCGGACTGGCTGGCATAGATCTCTCCGATCTCGCGGAGCAGGACGCTCATCGACCATCCGTCGGTGACGATGTGGTGCATAACCAGCAAAAATATGTGATCGCCCGCGCCCAGCCGCAAAAGCAGGGAGCGCAGAAGGGGTCCAGTGCTTAAATCGAAGGGTGCCCGCGCCTGCTGCCCGAGGATGCGCTGCACCTCCTGCTCCCTCTCGGCTGGGGGCAGGTTGCTGAGGTCTACCATAGGCAGCGCGAATTCGAATTCAGGCAGCACGACCTGACTGGGAACCCCTTCGACAGAGGTAAAGATTGTTCGCAGGGAGGCATGCCGCAGAATGACAGTCTGCACAGATTTGCACAATTGTTCCGCATCCAGCACGCCGGTAAGGTGAAATGCGCGGGGCAAATTATAGGCAGAAGTACCGGGATCGAGCTGATCCAGGAACCATAGCCGCTGCTGTGCAAACGATGCTGGAAAAACCTGTTTCCCCATCGGATCCATTCCTGCTCTGTATCTCGTATGATGTCCAACCAGCGGTCTAATGATTTCGATGCCCGTATTTGCTGTTTTCATGCTGTCCCGAAATGGAACGACTCAAATTTAACGACGTTTATACTGGCGTGCGAAATGAATGATGTGCAATTTAGTTGCCACTATGGTCAATTCAGTTCGTAAGGGCTGCTGCAATTGAACTTCGCTGTCAAAGGCGAGAACTCCATGAGCAAACACACCCGGTCTCTGGAATTTGACTTTCCAGGCCTCCGAATCGGAGTTGCGGAGTACGCTTCGGGGCCAACAGGCGTAACGATCTTCGACTTCCCTTCCCGGGCGTTCGGGGTTTTTGACAGCCGGGGAGGGGCTCCGGGAAGCTCGCTGACGGAGACGCTGCGGATGGGATTCGGCAGATATATCGATGCTGTCGCCTTCTGTGGCGGCTCGGCTTACGGCTTGGAAGCAGCGTCCGGAGTCGCGGCGGGCCTGCTCCGCTCCGGCCGCCGCTCGACGCGCTGGGGAGAGGTCGCGATTGTCCCCGCCGCTGTGGTCTTTGACTTCAAGGGGCGTCACACCCAGGTTTATCCGGATCGAGAACTAGGGATAGATGCGCTGAACTCGGTCGTGGAGGGACACTTTCCTCTTGGCGCCAGGGGAGCTGGAGCCTTTGTGCATTGCGGCTCCTATTTTGGCGAAAACTTTATGGAGAGGTCAGGACAGGGAGCAGCCTTCCGGCAGTTTGGAGCTACGCGACTCGCGGTTTTTACCGTGGTGAACGCTCGAGGAGCTATCGTCAATCGCGCCGGACAGGTCGTCGTGGGCAACCGGGATCCGCAAAATGGCACGCGGACTGCAGTTCCCACTATGTTGGAGAGCGGAAACCGGCCAGAAGATACGCCGCCTCAGGGGAGATCGATCTCTGACAACACGACACTGACGCTGGTTGTTACAAATCGGGTATTGGATCAGGGTCAACTCCAGAGACTCGCGATCGAAGTTCACTCTTCCATGGCCCGTGCTATTCAACCGTTTCATACCTCGCGGGATGGAGATACCCTCTTCGCGGTCAGTACGGCAGAGTGCTACGCAGACACGCCTGACGTTGCGGACCTGTCGGTGTATGCGTCGGAACTGGCCTGGGACGCAGTATTGAATTCTGTGCCGGAGCTTTAGAGTGACGACGGGGGAAAGCAAGGGTTAAGCTATCCTCCAACGCAAGGACGGGTGCGATGCCGGATGGTCCAGATTCATCATTCGATTTTTCGCCGAAGGAACAGAAAGATCTCCTGCTCGCGCTCCTTGGCCGGGGCAATGCAGGGGTCTTTCCCCTGTCGCTTGCTCAAAAGCGCATCTGGTTTCTGGATCAACTGGAGCCGGAGAATCCTGCGTACAACGTTCCTTTTGGAATGCGGCTGCGGGGGCGCCTGAATATAGATGCTCTGACCCTGGCTATTAGCGAAATCGCACATCGCCATGCCGTTCTCCGCACCACGTTCCAGGTAGAAGACGGAAATCCGGTTCAAGTGGTGGGACCTGGCTCCAGCATTCCAATACCAGTGCTGGATTTGACTGCGCTGGCACATGAGATCCGCGAGGCGGAGGCCTACCGAGCTGCGGCTGCAGAGATTCGGATTGCCTTTAATCTCGCCACGGGTCCGCTCCTTCGTCTGAAGCTGATTCGGCTGGATGCCGAGGAACACATCCTCGTCTGCGTGATGCACCACATCGTATGCGATGGCTGGTCGCTGGGGATCTTTGCGCGGGAACTGGCCTCGCTCTATGACCACTTCAATGGTCGAAGTCCATTGAACCTCGTGGATCTTCCGATTCAGTATGGCGACTTTGCAGTGTGGCAGCAGAAGTGGATCAGCGGAGAGTTGCTGGCCGGCCAGCTTCGCTATTGGAAGCAAAGGCTCGCTGGCGCGCCGCCATATCTGGAGCTGCCGACCGATTCTCCGCGGCCGGCTCAGCAAACCTATGACGGAACCAGCCAGGCAATCCTTGTCCCAAAGGAACTGGTTCATGATTTGACTGCCATCGGCCGCGCAAAGCAGGCAACCCTGTTCATGGTGATGCTCGCGGCATTTAAGGTGCTCATCCAGTCGTATACCAAGGCAGACGACATCGTCGTCGGTATTCCGGCAGCCGGCAGAAATAGCGTGGAAGTAGAAGAGCTCATCGGCTTTTTTGTGAATACGCTGGTGCTGCGCACGAATCTCTCCGGCGATCCGCGGTTCAACGAGCTGCTGCTTCAGTTGCGCGAAGGGTCGATCGGCGCATTCGCCAACGCGGATCTACCTTTTGAAAAGCTGGTGGAGGAGCTGAATCCACCGCGCACATTGAGCCATAATCCCATCTTTCAGATCATGTTTTCGTGCCTGAAGGTTGAAGGGCCGCCGCAGTTCGGAGGCCTGGCGTGCAGTCCTTACGTGGTTGCGAGCGGAACCTCTCCCTTCGACCTATCGATGAATTTTATTGAAGAGGCAGAGGGGGGCTCGTGGCTGCGCGCGGAATATAACACCTCGCTCTTCAGCGCGGGGCGCATTCGCCAACTGCTGCGCGACTACTCGACGCTGCTGACCGCCGTTGCAGCCCAGCCGGAGCTGAGGATCTCAGAGCTTGCTTCGTTATTGCACGCAGAAGAACCGAAGGGGCAAGGCAGCACGGGACCACCAGCCGAATCGTCCTCTCCCATCAGTCCGGCAACAGAGGTCACTCCGGCCGCCTCGGGAGCCGCGCAGGATTCAAATGATCCTGATAAGCCACGGGATGCTCAACAACAGATTCTCGTGCGGCTTTGGGAAAGGATTCTGGGAGTTTCGGGAATAGGGATCCACGATGACTTCTTCGAACTCGGCGGTCACTCCCTGCTTGCCGCGCGGCTGATCTCCGAAGTGCAGAATGTGCTTGGCTGCAAGGTTCCCCTCTCAACGCTCTTTCGCAGTTCGACGATCGATTCATTTTCAGAGGTGGTTCGCGAAGGTAAAACGTCGGCTCCAGACCCCTTGCTGATGGAGGTTCAGGCTGGTGCGGGAGGCAGCCCTGTCTTCGGCATAGCGGCCCCTGGCGTGGATACGCTGGGCTACGCATTGCTGGCTCGCCACATGGGACTGGAACAGCCTTTCTATAAACTGCAAGCCGATGCTCCCATCATGTTTGTTGCTCCGTACAGCACGGAGCAACTACAGAAGCTGGCGCGAGAATACATCCCGGCGATGCGAGCGATTCAACCGCAGGGCCCCTATTTCCTGATCGCTGCGTGTGGCGGGGTGCACATCGCGGAACAGATGGTGCTCGAGCTGGAAGCGCAAGGCCATAAGGTAGGGCTGCTGGCAGTCATCGATACCTGGGTGTTGGAGAATCGCCAGGTGCGATGGCTGGAGCGCATCAACTATTATTCGCAGCGCCTCCGTTACCTGGCCAGGTTGCCCATTGCAGCGCAATTTACCTCTTATAAGGACTGGACACAAAAGCACCTGCGTAATCTGCTGCGAGGCGATGTGGTTCCCGTGAACCCCTGGGCCCGAGCATATTGGCCTGGCAAAGGCTTTCAGCCGCCACGGTTTGATGCACCCGTACTGCTGTTCAAACGGCCGCGACAGCCGTACTACTACGTCAAAGATCCCGAGATGGGTTGGGGCCAACGATCCAGCAAGCCTGTCGAGGTCGTTCCCGTGGACGCCGCACATGAGGCGATGCTGCGAGAACCCAGCGTGCAGAAAATTGGGGAGAAGCTGGGCGGCAGAATGCACCGCATGGGAGACGAGTTTCGAAAAGATACGGCGCAGGCGAAGAAGCCGGCAGACTTTGTCTGGAAGAGCTCCATTTGGTAAGAGAATCCACAACACCGGTTATGCCACGGGAACATCCCATCCTGGGCCCTCGGCCTGCAACCAATCGCAGGATAACCATCATTCGTCCTCCCGCATTTTCGTTGCAGCGGATCGCCTCGGGAATCGCGACCTTGTTCGCCTATCGTGACCTGCTGTATACGCTGACGATCTTTCGCATATCGATTCGCTATAAGCAGTCCATACTGGGGTGGATCTGGGCCGTCCTGCAGCCTTTGGCGCTGATGACGATTTACACGCTGATTTTTTACCGCGTGGCGAGAGTGCCGAGTGAAGGAGCGCCCTATCCGCTCTTCGTATTCGCCGGTTTGCTGCCGTGGATCTTCTTTTCCAGCGCAGTCAGCAATTCCACTCAGGGATTAATCAACTATCCGGCGCTGCTTACCAAAATGTATTTTCCGCGGGAGATCATTCCACTCTCGTACGTGCTGGCGGCGATGGTGGATTTTGCAATCGCCTGCGTCATTCTGAGTGGCCTGATGGCGTACTACCGAGTGCCCCTGAACTGGAACGACATGTATCTTGTGCCGATAGCAATTCTGCTGGGCGCCTTCACTGCGGCTGTTGCGCTGTTCCTGTCCTCGATCCAGGTACGCTTCCGCGATGTGGGAGTGGCGCTCCCACTTTTGCTGCAGGTAGGGATGTTTGCTGCACCGGTCGTGTATTCGACGAGTTCTGTTCCGCTCCACTTTCGGCGGCTGTTCCTGTTGAATCCGATTGCCGGCCTGATCGAGAACTTCCGCCAGGTTCTGCTTCACGGGATGCCTCCAGACACGGCCACGCTCCTTTCCGCGGGCGCAATTAGCGTGTGCTCCCTTGCCCTTGCCTATGGCTACTTCAAAACAACCGAAGGTACGCTGGCAGACATGCTATGAAAAGTACGCTGGCAGACATGCTATGAAAAGTATGACGGCGGACATGCTATGAAGACGGAATGCGGAAATGGTTGACATCAGCCTGAGTCATATCTCAAAGCGATATCTCATCGATGGCAGAGATCGCCACGGTTCGAGGCGTTGGCCTGGGCTAGATTTTTTGCTGCATGCGAAGAAGGAAAAGTGGGCTCTTCGCGATGTCTCCTTCGAAGTAGAAGAGGGAGAGTCTCTGGGCATCATCGGCAATAACGGCGCGGGTAAGAGCACGATTCTAAAGCTGCTGTCCAGAATCACCGCTCCTACATCGGGAGAGATCCGAATCCGTGGACGGCTTGCGGGTTTAGTAGAGGTCAGCTCTGGATTTCATCCCGAGCTGACTGGCCGCGAAAACATCTTTCTTCACGGATCGATGCTTGGCATGACCCGGGCGGAGATTGCCCGCAGGATCGAGAGCATTGTCGAGTTTGCCGGAGTTCGCGAGTACATCGATGTCCCTGTAAAGCGTTACTCCTCCGGCATGTATGTAAGGCTTGGATTTTCCATCGCGGCGCATCTTGATCCGGACATCCTGCTGCTGGACGAGATCCTTGCGGTCGGCGATCTGGTCTTCCAGGCGAAGTGCCTCGATCTAATCAGCCAGTTGCGAAAGAGCGGGCGAACGATGGTGCTGATTTCTCATGATCTAGGCGCTATCCAGCGGCTGTGCGATCGCGCCATGCTGCTGCAGAGCGGGCAGGTGGTGATGCGCGGCTCGCCGTCTGATGTGATCGAGCACTACGAACGCAGCGCCATGAGTGTGCAGGCGCCGTGGGACCTCGATGCTGGAGAGGCAAGCGCCGCACAGTGCATGAACATTGCCTTTGC from Acidisarcina sp. encodes the following:
- a CDS encoding condensation domain-containing protein; this translates as MPDGPDSSFDFSPKEQKDLLLALLGRGNAGVFPLSLAQKRIWFLDQLEPENPAYNVPFGMRLRGRLNIDALTLAISEIAHRHAVLRTTFQVEDGNPVQVVGPGSSIPIPVLDLTALAHEIREAEAYRAAAAEIRIAFNLATGPLLRLKLIRLDAEEHILVCVMHHIVCDGWSLGIFARELASLYDHFNGRSPLNLVDLPIQYGDFAVWQQKWISGELLAGQLRYWKQRLAGAPPYLELPTDSPRPAQQTYDGTSQAILVPKELVHDLTAIGRAKQATLFMVMLAAFKVLIQSYTKADDIVVGIPAAGRNSVEVEELIGFFVNTLVLRTNLSGDPRFNELLLQLREGSIGAFANADLPFEKLVEELNPPRTLSHNPIFQIMFSCLKVEGPPQFGGLACSPYVVASGTSPFDLSMNFIEEAEGGSWLRAEYNTSLFSAGRIRQLLRDYSTLLTAVAAQPELRISELASLLHAEEPKGQGSTGPPAESSSPISPATEVTPAASGAAQDSNDPDKPRDAQQQILVRLWERILGVSGIGIHDDFFELGGHSLLAARLISEVQNVLGCKVPLSTLFRSSTIDSFSEVVREGKTSAPDPLLMEVQAGAGGSPVFGIAAPGVDTLGYALLARHMGLEQPFYKLQADAPIMFVAPYSTEQLQKLAREYIPAMRAIQPQGPYFLIAACGGVHIAEQMVLELEAQGHKVGLLAVIDTWVLENRQVRWLERINYYSQRLRYLARLPIAAQFTSYKDWTQKHLRNLLRGDVVPVNPWARAYWPGKGFQPPRFDAPVLLFKRPRQPYYYVKDPEMGWGQRSSKPVEVVPVDAAHEAMLREPSVQKIGEKLGGRMHRMGDEFRKDTAQAKKPADFVWKSSIW
- a CDS encoding ABC transporter permease, with the protein product MVRESTTPVMPREHPILGPRPATNRRITIIRPPAFSLQRIASGIATLFAYRDLLYTLTIFRISIRYKQSILGWIWAVLQPLALMTIYTLIFYRVARVPSEGAPYPLFVFAGLLPWIFFSSAVSNSTQGLINYPALLTKMYFPREIIPLSYVLAAMVDFAIACVILSGLMAYYRVPLNWNDMYLVPIAILLGAFTAAVALFLSSIQVRFRDVGVALPLLLQVGMFAAPVVYSTSSVPLHFRRLFLLNPIAGLIENFRQVLLHGMPPDTATLLSAGAISVCSLALAYGYFKTTEGTLADML
- a CDS encoding ABC transporter ATP-binding protein, translating into MVDISLSHISKRYLIDGRDRHGSRRWPGLDFLLHAKKEKWALRDVSFEVEEGESLGIIGNNGAGKSTILKLLSRITAPTSGEIRIRGRLAGLVEVSSGFHPELTGRENIFLHGSMLGMTRAEIARRIESIVEFAGVREYIDVPVKRYSSGMYVRLGFSIAAHLDPDILLLDEILAVGDLVFQAKCLDLISQLRKSGRTMVLISHDLGAIQRLCDRAMLLQSGQVVMRGSPSDVIEHYERSAMSVQAPWDLDAGEASAAQCMNIAFAADPAGLVRTGYPMLARFSFRAREALDDAVFNILIYWPSGYLCAQLTTSLLDPHLRVEQGSGVIEFYCPVLEVQPGLYRVDLSIEANGVSLDVQQRCSVLRVHPGKLVLGDFYMDASWRLLP
- a CDS encoding amino acid adenylation domain-containing protein produces the protein MGKQVFPASFAQQRLWFLDQLDPGTSAYNLPRAFHLTGVLDAEQLCKSVQTVILRHASLRTIFTSVEGVPSQVVLPEFEFALPMVDLSNLPPAEREQEVQRILGQQARAPFDLSTGPLLRSLLLRLGAGDHIFLLVMHHIVTDGWSMSVLLREIGEIYASQSAGRREQLPNLPLQYSDVSQWQRDAIAGDLLAGQLDYWTKKLHGAETVLSLPTDHPSTSVRDGFGKTFSFNPSPEVGHRLKSLAQGEGATLFMALLSVFQILLWRYTLQDSILVGIPAAGRGDVELENLVGLFVNTLIIRSDLNPDSTFRQILSQARTNTLEALAQQDLPFEKLVEALDPVRAIHRNPLFQVMFIFQNTPRQKLQFPGLLLEEIEFESGIAKFGLSLEVFEMDALHCTFEYESALYDEATIARMAGHFLTLLEGVIQAPDEKISRLPLLTAEEVTQFTQWNHTSSEFPREICIQTAFEEQAARTPEGIALIDGEKRLSYSDLDSLANRLAQRLTDAGVLPGDLVGISLPRSIQMVAALLAVLKAGGAYVPLEPNQPEERLRFMVEDSQAAAVITFEEFASLFRSDLTKIVLLDDENLPPKPSPNISPSMPLARSSDSVAYVVYTSGSTGTPKGVQGTHRATFNRFAWMWNSFPFTEGEVCCQKTPLGFVDSIWEIFGPLLHGVASVILPPESLLDPEEMVSLLARHDVTRIVLIPSLLQVMLDAIPDLQLRLPRLKLCTCSGEVLPAGLAKQFTKAMPEATLLNLYGSSEVAADVTCHVVTSEDEQDSVPIGRPISNVQLFIMDRCMNQVPQGVPGELYVGGECLSPGYWKRPEQTAERFLAYPLGPGGPPRLFRTGDLAKFLQNGELQFLGRMDNQVKVRGIRVELGEIEVALSSHAKVQDAVVLLAGPPSHQKLAAYVVLRAGANPNSEEFRRFLRSKLPEYMIPSDYLVVKTLPLLPSGKIDRRTLATHPSAYPLDDHRYIAPHTATQQGLAAIWRDLLKVGEVGITDNFFELGGHSLMVMQVIARIRKIFNVEVSLRSMFENPTIEGLAEEVENARANGSQARAPILSKSKAAPQSSKQAILEQLNQLSGEELEELLKQVLKGRQTI
- a CDS encoding P1 family peptidase gives rise to the protein MSKHTRSLEFDFPGLRIGVAEYASGPTGVTIFDFPSRAFGVFDSRGGAPGSSLTETLRMGFGRYIDAVAFCGGSAYGLEAASGVAAGLLRSGRRSTRWGEVAIVPAAVVFDFKGRHTQVYPDRELGIDALNSVVEGHFPLGARGAGAFVHCGSYFGENFMERSGQGAAFRQFGATRLAVFTVVNARGAIVNRAGQVVVGNRDPQNGTRTAVPTMLESGNRPEDTPPQGRSISDNTTLTLVVTNRVLDQGQLQRLAIEVHSSMARAIQPFHTSRDGDTLFAVSTAECYADTPDVADLSVYASELAWDAVLNSVPEL